One Chlorobaculum limnaeum genomic window carries:
- the trpB gene encoding tryptophan synthase subunit beta has translation MTQKVTYSAPDEFGHFGTFGGKFIPETLVKNAADLEEEYLKAKEDPEFRQTFDNLLRHYVGRPTPLYHAARLSEKQGGAAIWLKREDLCHTGAHKINNALGQVLLARRMGKRRIIAETGAGQHGVATATVCALFGLDCIVYMGEEDIRRQAPNVARMKLLGTEVRPVTAGSRTLKDATSEAIRDWMNNPEDTFYIVGSVIGMHPYPMMVRDFQSVIGRETRQQVVEQAGRLPDVVVACVGGGSNAIGMFYEFLPDAKEVELIGVEAAGEGLEGKHAASLSKGSIGVLHGSMMKLLQDEHGQVQEAHSISAGLDYPGVGPEHCYLQKLGLVSYTSTTDSEALAALDALAKTEGIICALESAHAVHYAMKRASEMPKESIIVVNLSGRGDKDMGTIMEELKL, from the coding sequence ATGACGCAGAAGGTTACCTACTCCGCACCCGACGAATTCGGCCACTTCGGCACCTTCGGAGGCAAATTCATTCCCGAAACCCTGGTCAAAAACGCCGCCGATCTCGAAGAGGAGTACCTCAAGGCGAAGGAAGATCCGGAATTCCGCCAGACATTCGACAATCTGCTCCGCCACTACGTTGGCCGCCCGACGCCGCTTTACCACGCGGCGCGGCTGAGCGAAAAACAGGGCGGGGCTGCAATCTGGCTCAAGCGCGAAGACCTCTGCCATACCGGCGCGCACAAGATCAACAACGCCCTCGGCCAGGTGCTGCTCGCCAGGCGGATGGGCAAGCGCCGCATCATCGCCGAAACCGGCGCTGGCCAACACGGCGTTGCGACAGCCACCGTCTGCGCGCTTTTCGGTCTCGACTGCATCGTCTACATGGGCGAGGAGGACATCCGCCGCCAGGCACCCAACGTCGCGCGCATGAAGCTGCTCGGCACGGAGGTGCGCCCGGTCACGGCGGGCAGCAGAACGCTCAAGGACGCCACCAGCGAAGCAATCCGCGACTGGATGAACAATCCCGAAGATACCTTCTACATCGTCGGTTCGGTCATCGGAATGCACCCGTACCCGATGATGGTGCGCGACTTTCAGTCGGTCATCGGGCGCGAAACCCGCCAGCAGGTGGTCGAACAGGCAGGGCGACTGCCGGATGTGGTCGTGGCCTGCGTCGGCGGTGGCAGCAACGCAATCGGCATGTTCTACGAGTTTTTGCCGGACGCCAAAGAGGTCGAGCTGATCGGCGTGGAAGCCGCCGGAGAGGGACTCGAAGGCAAGCACGCGGCCTCGCTCTCCAAGGGCTCGATTGGCGTGCTGCACGGTTCGATGATGAAGCTCTTGCAGGACGAGCACGGCCAGGTGCAGGAGGCGCACTCGATTTCAGCGGGCCTCGACTACCCCGGCGTCGGCCCGGAGCACTGCTATTTGCAGAAGCTCGGGCTGGTCAGCTACACCTCGACGACGGACTCGGAGGCGCTCGCGGCGCTCGACGCTCTCGCCAAGACCGAGGGAATCATCTGCGCCCTCGAATCGGCCCACGCCGTGCATTATGCGATGAAGCGAGCCTCCGAAATGCCGAAAGAGTCGATCATCGTGGTCAACCTCTCAGGCCGAGGCGACAAGGACATGGGCACGATCATGGAAGAGCTGAAGCTGTAA
- a CDS encoding putative LPS assembly protein LptD, translating to MKLTKSIKLLSLLLLVQSLEGIAPLRAGESASKPQKENEATTPDSLARKRDDLDSTVVYTARDSLIYNVSKRTADLFGKAKVNYKDSRIEGPRITVEQETSTANAKASRDSLGRAAELPVYTDNAGSFTAETMAYNYKTRIGTASDISSKDELGIYSGRDVKRMPSGELYIEDGVYTTCDLEEPHYWFEGEHMRIIPDDRLISRPFIMYIHPEIFNKRLPVLPVMYLPFMSVPISNKRASGFLFPRLGSGGDMGTYLSNLGYFWAINDYADLRVEGDLSFNGSWRLAQRFRYQNGDLYSGSITGEYEKIMLNDSDDPDHRRYINRDLRIVHHQQFDPTARLDVNLQYLGGDRYYDNTSIDLETLVAEQATSYASFSKSWDENNRVLIAGYQKVDDLSTDELTQKVTASLYQNRIYPFRPRLSSSSSESSGWSSRLFVQPTLSGSALFNEAWGIKTDFYAGNAGLELGYRHDFSPGYRALFTQGINVQALGKTASEQDDLNATSIQLPFKIQSTLFKYLHLTPAVTFTQYRVNSTVSKSYDSVADEELTTTIADPASYATTVFSLDAQTRLYGVMNTGFLDKLTGLTAIRHTFIPTVSFIYNPDYRGSGYDIYDSYYDPVALTKVRYNRFGESLYADVPEERTFVGLSLQNLFHGKFRSGEASSESGDGQGAGYETAQLLSLTASSGYNFAADEMPIAPLVLTASSNAFAPSLMFSAGATYDFYTYDPATGDEDNGYRIDKLAMDDGKGLLRFVNGFLNMSVSTSGHLRSPFASADENGSTASLVKNRSLPVEQALYKERFHSDELTNFSASLPWSLRMSLYLISDKSDPLDPYSATLLNSAGRLALSRNWQVGFSTSYDFRNNEFVYPALMVYRDLHDFQFSAQWVPTGEHKGYLFQIAMKPFHLKQLKLKAGSGNIVAPLE from the coding sequence GTGAAACTCACCAAGTCAATCAAACTCCTCTCTCTTTTGCTCCTCGTTCAGTCTTTGGAGGGCATAGCGCCATTGCGGGCGGGCGAAAGTGCGTCGAAACCGCAGAAAGAAAACGAGGCCACGACGCCCGACAGCCTGGCGCGGAAGCGCGACGATCTTGACTCTACCGTCGTCTATACGGCGCGGGATTCGCTGATCTACAACGTCAGCAAGCGCACCGCCGATCTTTTCGGCAAGGCGAAAGTCAACTACAAGGACAGCCGGATCGAAGGGCCGAGAATCACGGTCGAACAGGAAACCTCCACGGCGAATGCCAAAGCGTCGCGCGATTCGCTTGGCCGAGCCGCCGAACTTCCCGTTTACACGGACAATGCCGGGTCGTTCACCGCCGAAACGATGGCGTACAACTACAAGACAAGGATCGGCACGGCGTCGGATATTTCGTCGAAGGACGAACTGGGCATCTATTCGGGCAGGGATGTCAAGCGCATGCCCTCCGGTGAGCTCTATATCGAGGATGGCGTCTATACCACCTGTGATCTCGAAGAGCCGCACTACTGGTTTGAAGGTGAGCACATGCGCATCATTCCGGACGACCGCCTGATTTCCCGTCCGTTCATCATGTACATTCATCCGGAGATATTCAACAAGCGCCTTCCTGTGCTGCCGGTCATGTACTTGCCCTTCATGTCGGTGCCGATCTCCAACAAGCGGGCGTCGGGCTTTCTGTTTCCGAGGCTCGGCAGTGGCGGCGACATGGGCACCTACCTGTCGAATCTCGGCTATTTCTGGGCAATCAACGACTATGCCGATCTCCGGGTTGAAGGCGATCTTTCGTTCAACGGAAGCTGGCGGCTTGCCCAGCGGTTTCGGTATCAAAACGGCGATCTTTACAGCGGCTCGATCACGGGGGAGTATGAAAAAATCATGCTGAACGATTCGGATGACCCCGATCACAGGCGTTATATCAACCGCGATTTAAGAATCGTTCACCATCAGCAGTTCGATCCTACCGCCAGGCTCGATGTTAATCTTCAGTATCTCGGTGGCGATCGCTATTACGACAACACCTCGATCGATCTCGAAACGCTCGTTGCCGAGCAGGCAACCTCGTACGCTTCGTTTTCAAAATCGTGGGATGAGAACAACCGGGTGCTGATCGCCGGCTACCAGAAGGTGGACGATCTCTCGACCGACGAACTGACGCAAAAAGTTACGGCATCGCTCTACCAGAACCGCATCTATCCCTTCCGGCCAAGGCTCTCTTCATCGTCATCGGAGTCATCTGGTTGGAGTTCGCGTCTGTTTGTACAGCCGACCCTGTCGGGCAGCGCTCTTTTCAACGAGGCCTGGGGGATCAAAACCGATTTCTACGCGGGCAACGCCGGGCTGGAGCTGGGTTATCGGCACGATTTTTCTCCCGGATACCGTGCGTTGTTCACGCAGGGCATCAACGTGCAGGCGCTTGGCAAAACGGCAAGCGAGCAGGATGATCTGAACGCCACCAGCATTCAGCTTCCTTTCAAAATCCAGAGTACGTTGTTCAAATACCTGCATCTGACTCCGGCGGTGACATTCACCCAGTACCGGGTCAACAGTACGGTCAGCAAGAGTTACGACAGCGTTGCCGACGAGGAGTTGACGACCACCATCGCCGATCCTGCCAGCTACGCCACGACGGTCTTTTCGCTTGATGCCCAGACGCGCCTCTACGGCGTGATGAATACCGGTTTTCTCGACAAGCTCACCGGGCTGACCGCTATCCGCCACACCTTCATTCCGACCGTCTCCTTTATCTACAATCCCGATTACAGGGGAAGCGGTTACGATATTTACGACTCTTATTACGACCCGGTGGCGCTGACAAAGGTGCGGTACAACCGGTTCGGGGAGTCGCTCTACGCTGACGTGCCCGAAGAGCGCACCTTTGTCGGCCTCAGCCTCCAGAACCTTTTCCACGGCAAGTTCAGGAGCGGCGAGGCGTCGAGCGAGAGTGGCGACGGGCAGGGCGCTGGCTACGAAACGGCGCAACTGCTTTCGCTGACGGCGTCGTCCGGCTACAATTTCGCCGCCGACGAGATGCCCATCGCGCCGCTGGTGCTGACGGCGTCGAGCAACGCCTTCGCTCCCTCGCTGATGTTCAGCGCAGGAGCGACCTATGACTTCTATACTTACGATCCGGCGACCGGCGATGAAGACAATGGCTACAGGATCGACAAGCTTGCCATGGACGATGGCAAGGGATTGCTCCGTTTCGTCAACGGCTTCCTCAACATGAGCGTGAGCACGAGCGGCCACCTCCGCTCGCCGTTCGCCTCCGCCGATGAAAACGGCAGTACTGCGTCGCTGGTCAAAAACCGGTCGTTGCCGGTCGAGCAGGCGCTCTACAAAGAGCGGTTCCACAGCGATGAACTGACCAATTTCAGCGCATCGCTACCCTGGTCGCTGCGCATGTCGCTCTACCTGATCAGCGACAAGAGCGATCCGCTCGATCCCTACTCCGCCACGCTGTTGAACTCGGCCGGGCGGCTCGCGCTTTCGCGGAACTGGCAGGTTGGCTTCAGCACCAGCTATGATTTCAGGAACAACGAGTTCGTCTATCCCGCGCTCATGGTCTACAGGGATTTGCACGATTTCCAGTTCAGCGCGCAGTGGGTGCCAACGGGAGAGCACAAGGGCTATCTGTTCCAGATTGCCATGAAACCGTTTCACCTCAAGCAGCTCAAGCTGAAGGCGGGAAGCGGAAATATCGTCGCGCCTCTGGAGTAG
- a CDS encoding alpha/beta fold hydrolase, which translates to MKTPSQDRWFIWQLSEEIEAKIRYREYGPAESQDTPLLFVHGYGGMIEHWSDNIPSFDDRRRVYAMDLIGFGQSGKPNVRYSLALFAAQIKAFMHLKKLDKIILVGHSMGAASSIIYAHHNPESVRALVLANPSGLYGDSMDGVAKIFFGLVGSPLIGEMLFAAFANPVGVSQSLTPTYYNQKKVDLNLINLFSRPLQDRGAMFSYLSPSKRPHDFLLDGIKPCNYKGDAWLLWGAEDTALPPHKIIPEFQELLPQAGAYIIPKAGHCIHHDAHESFNARLAQLLAKLD; encoded by the coding sequence ATGAAAACACCATCGCAAGACCGCTGGTTCATCTGGCAACTCTCCGAAGAGATCGAAGCGAAAATACGCTACCGCGAATACGGCCCGGCTGAGTCGCAGGATACGCCACTGCTCTTCGTCCACGGCTACGGCGGCATGATCGAGCACTGGAGCGACAACATCCCCTCCTTCGACGACCGGCGCCGCGTCTACGCCATGGACCTGATCGGCTTCGGCCAGTCCGGCAAGCCCAACGTGCGCTACAGCCTGGCGCTCTTCGCGGCGCAGATCAAGGCGTTCATGCATCTGAAAAAGCTCGACAAGATTATTCTGGTGGGTCACTCGATGGGCGCGGCCAGCAGCATCATCTACGCGCATCACAATCCGGAAAGCGTCCGCGCACTCGTTCTGGCCAACCCCTCCGGCCTTTACGGCGACAGCATGGACGGCGTGGCCAAAATCTTCTTCGGCCTGGTCGGCTCGCCGCTCATCGGCGAAATGCTCTTCGCAGCCTTCGCCAATCCCGTCGGCGTCAGCCAGAGCCTCACCCCCACCTACTACAACCAGAAAAAGGTCGATCTCAACCTGATCAACCTGTTTTCACGACCGTTGCAGGATCGCGGGGCGATGTTCTCGTACCTTTCGCCATCGAAACGGCCGCACGATTTCCTGCTCGACGGCATCAAGCCCTGCAACTACAAGGGCGACGCCTGGCTGCTGTGGGGCGCGGAAGATACCGCCCTGCCGCCGCACAAGATCATTCCGGAGTTTCAGGAGCTGCTCCCGCAGGCGGGCGCGTACATCATTCCCAAAGCGGGGCACTGCATCCATCACGACGCCCACGAGTCGTTCAACGCACGGCTCGCGCAGCTTCTCGCAAAACTCGACTGA
- a CDS encoding Rrf2 family transcriptional regulator has product MLQVSRKFEYGLHAVTYLAMKGPERVVTVKELAVEIGFSQVFLAKAMQSLNKAGITRSVQGVKGGYTLAKAPDEITVGDIGVAIEGEPHLMRCSGDDCQCEIESNCSHKGYMFSLQKRIHDLLAETTVTMLINKYR; this is encoded by the coding sequence ATGCTGCAAGTTTCCAGAAAATTCGAGTACGGCCTGCACGCCGTCACCTATCTCGCAATGAAAGGCCCGGAGCGGGTCGTGACGGTCAAGGAGCTGGCTGTCGAGATCGGCTTCTCCCAGGTTTTTCTCGCCAAGGCGATGCAGAGCCTGAACAAGGCGGGCATCACCCGCTCGGTGCAGGGGGTCAAGGGGGGCTACACGCTCGCCAAAGCGCCGGACGAGATTACCGTGGGCGACATCGGCGTGGCCATCGAGGGCGAGCCGCACCTGATGCGCTGCTCCGGCGATGATTGCCAGTGCGAGATCGAATCGAACTGCTCGCACAAGGGCTACATGTTCAGCCTACAGAAACGGATCCATGACCTTCTGGCCGAAACCACCGTGACCATGCTCATCAACAAATACCGGTGA
- the uvrA gene encoding excinuclease ABC subunit UvrA — MSSIQNLRPDSPETNALPAPDNGNDSRLPDIVLGGVSTHNLKHVTVRIPRNRFVVLTGLSGSGKSSLAFDTLYAEGHRRYVESLSAYVRQFLERMPKPEIETVEGIAPAIAIEQKALPKNPRSTVGTVSEIYDYLRLLYARIGKIYSRDTGELVLKHTPEDVSLQARFFDDGTRFYVGFPFPSHHDSAHHDRTVADELKNLLKKGFFRLLKGETVIDISGEKERAAVEAMKRDELPELLVLVDRFVAKKDEKIYSRVAQAAESCFSESGGNAIIRLAGGKEFRFSDRLELNGVVYQEPSPQLFAFNSPIGACTACQGFGRIAGIDEDAVVPDKSLSLKEGAITCWNSEKYSWYRQQLLRIAPDVGIPVDVPYEKLDRVHREMLWKGIPERSFKGLWPFFEEIEKDAGYKVHYRVFLSRYRGYATCPECEGARLNPDALQVRVSGKNIGEVTRMTIADAQTFFAGLEISPFDRSVADSVLREINKRVGYLMDVGLDYLTLDRLTHTLSGGEFQRINLSTSIGSPLVGAIYILDEPSIGLHQSDSARLVALLKRLRDLGNTVVVVEHDREIIEAADEVIDLGPRAGRLGGEVVFHGPPSAMAGAEGSLTADYLSGRRHIAVPQERRKPDFSRCIEITGAMQNNLRNIDVRFPLGVMTCITGVSGSGKSTLVNDILKLGIIRSKEGSREKVGTHRAISGVELIEKVEHVDQSPIGKSSRSNPATYLKIFDDIRQLFAATRESRSRGWKPGYFSFNIPGGRCETCAGEGTVKIEMQFLADIEAVCEECGGKRYKPSTLDVHYNGLSIAEVLDLTVAEAVEFFGPEKAIQKKLQVLQDVGLEYIRLGQSSSTLSGGEAQRLKLAHFISRSDVSNTLFIFDEPTTGLHFDDIAKLLRCFEELLARGNTLVIIEHNPDIIKQADWIIDLGPGAGVRGGEVVAVGTPEEIAACEASLTGRHLRGYL, encoded by the coding sequence ATGTCATCCATTCAGAACCTTCGCCCTGACTCTCCGGAAACGAACGCTCTCCCCGCTCCGGATAACGGAAACGATTCCCGCCTGCCCGACATCGTGCTCGGTGGCGTTTCGACGCACAACCTCAAACATGTCACCGTCCGCATTCCGCGCAACCGCTTCGTCGTCCTGACCGGCCTGAGCGGCTCCGGCAAGTCGAGCCTCGCCTTCGACACGCTCTACGCCGAGGGACACCGCCGCTACGTCGAGTCGCTCTCCGCCTATGTGCGGCAGTTCCTCGAACGGATGCCCAAGCCGGAGATCGAGACGGTCGAGGGAATCGCCCCCGCCATCGCCATCGAGCAGAAGGCCTTGCCCAAAAATCCTCGCTCGACGGTCGGCACGGTGTCGGAGATTTACGACTACCTGCGCTTGCTCTACGCCCGCATCGGCAAGATCTATTCGCGCGACACCGGCGAGCTGGTGCTCAAGCACACGCCGGAGGATGTGAGCTTGCAGGCGCGATTCTTCGACGATGGCACTCGCTTTTACGTCGGCTTTCCATTTCCGAGCCATCACGATTCTGCCCATCACGACCGCACGGTGGCCGACGAGCTGAAGAATCTGCTCAAGAAAGGCTTTTTTCGTCTGCTGAAGGGTGAAACCGTCATCGATATTTCCGGCGAGAAGGAGCGGGCCGCGGTGGAGGCGATGAAGCGCGACGAGCTGCCGGAGCTGCTGGTGCTGGTTGACCGGTTCGTCGCCAAAAAGGACGAGAAGATCTACAGTCGCGTCGCGCAGGCCGCCGAGAGTTGCTTCTCGGAGTCGGGGGGCAACGCCATCATCCGCTTGGCGGGCGGCAAGGAGTTCCGCTTCAGCGACCGGCTGGAGCTGAACGGCGTGGTCTATCAGGAGCCGTCGCCGCAGCTCTTCGCCTTCAACTCGCCCATCGGGGCTTGCACCGCCTGCCAAGGCTTCGGGCGCATCGCGGGCATCGACGAGGATGCGGTCGTGCCCGACAAGTCGCTCTCGCTGAAAGAGGGAGCCATCACCTGCTGGAACTCCGAGAAGTATTCGTGGTACCGCCAGCAGTTACTCAGGATCGCGCCCGATGTGGGCATTCCTGTCGATGTGCCCTACGAGAAGCTTGACCGCGTGCACCGCGAAATGCTCTGGAAGGGGATTCCCGAGCGGAGCTTCAAGGGGTTGTGGCCCTTTTTCGAGGAGATCGAGAAGGATGCGGGCTACAAGGTGCACTATCGCGTTTTCCTGAGCCGCTACCGGGGTTACGCCACCTGCCCGGAGTGCGAGGGGGCGCGGCTCAATCCCGACGCCTTGCAGGTGCGGGTCTCCGGCAAAAATATCGGCGAGGTGACGCGCATGACCATCGCCGACGCGCAGACCTTTTTCGCCGGACTCGAAATTTCGCCCTTCGACCGCTCGGTCGCCGACTCGGTGCTGCGGGAGATCAACAAGCGCGTCGGCTACCTGATGGATGTCGGCCTCGACTACCTCACGCTCGACCGGCTGACCCACACCCTCTCTGGCGGCGAGTTCCAGCGCATCAACCTTTCGACCTCGATCGGCTCGCCCCTGGTTGGTGCGATTTACATTCTTGACGAGCCGAGTATCGGCCTTCACCAGAGCGATTCGGCGCGCCTCGTGGCGCTGCTCAAGCGCTTGCGCGACCTCGGCAACACGGTGGTGGTGGTCGAGCACGACCGCGAAATCATCGAGGCCGCCGACGAGGTGATCGACCTCGGCCCGCGTGCCGGGCGCTTGGGCGGCGAGGTGGTCTTCCACGGCCCGCCCTCGGCGATGGCCGGAGCGGAGGGTTCGCTGACCGCCGACTACCTCAGTGGCCGCCGCCACATCGCCGTGCCGCAAGAGCGGCGCAAGCCGGACTTTTCGCGCTGCATCGAGATCACCGGCGCGATGCAGAACAACCTGCGCAACATCGACGTCAGGTTCCCGCTCGGCGTCATGACCTGCATCACCGGCGTGAGCGGCTCGGGCAAATCGACGCTCGTCAACGACATTCTCAAGCTCGGCATCATCCGCTCGAAGGAGGGGTCGCGGGAGAAGGTCGGCACGCACCGCGCCATTTCGGGCGTCGAGCTGATCGAGAAGGTCGAGCATGTCGATCAGTCGCCCATCGGCAAGTCGAGCCGCAGCAATCCGGCGACTTATCTCAAGATTTTCGACGACATCCGCCAGCTCTTCGCAGCAACCCGCGAGAGCCGGTCGCGCGGCTGGAAGCCCGGCTACTTCTCGTTCAACATTCCTGGCGGGCGCTGTGAAACCTGCGCAGGCGAAGGCACGGTGAAGATCGAGATGCAGTTCCTCGCCGACATCGAGGCGGTCTGCGAGGAGTGCGGCGGCAAGCGCTACAAGCCCTCGACGCTCGACGTGCACTACAACGGCCTTTCCATCGCCGAGGTGCTCGACTTGACTGTCGCCGAAGCGGTCGAGTTCTTCGGGCCGGAAAAAGCGATCCAGAAAAAGCTTCAGGTGTTGCAGGATGTCGGTCTCGAATATATCCGGCTCGGCCAGTCATCGAGCACGCTCTCCGGCGGCGAGGCGCAGCGGCTCAAGCTTGCGCACTTCATCTCGCGCTCGGATGTGAGCAACACGCTTTTCATCTTCGACGAGCCGACCACCGGTCTGCACTTCGACGACATCGCCAAGCTGTTGCGCTGCTTCGAGGAGCTCCTGGCGCGCGGCAACACGCTGGTCATCATCGAGCACAACCCCGACATCATCAAGCAGGCCGACTGGATCATCGACCTCGGCCCCGGCGCCGGCGTCCGCGGCGGAGAAGTGGTGGCGGTAGGCACTCCTGAAGAGATCGCAGCCTGCGAAGCCTCGCTCACGGGCAGGCATTTGCGGGGGTATTTGTAA
- a CDS encoding GNAT family N-acetyltransferase, producing MSFDGSVEEIFMTLAAGATLVIRTFDPAISVPDFLAFIESHDISVIDLPTAFWKELVHGVSVNAARIPASLRTVIIGGEQASATDFRKWQQGCGGRVRLVNTYGPTECTVVSTYGDPEEITCAYDTNRGLPIGKPVANTRLYVVDEQLRRVPFGMPGELLIGGAGVAKGYLNLPELTAERFIDDLFHEHPAEHRLYRTGDIVRSLSDGNLQFLGRRDNQVKIRGFRIEPGEIESILDQHELIKQSAVIELKNDQAKSSLAAYFVSENKSLSADALRAYLAQKMPEYMVPSHFIPIQKIPLLPNGKIDRSSLPLPDSSAVIERTKPCTPPGNELESALVEIWEEVLGTHPIGITDDFFELGGHSLLAVRLCSQIQKKVNKKVTLSGLFQSLTIEKLARRIADEEWVPESSPTVCIHSVDSGASYPPLFFIHILGTGLKFCRPLVRRLHPELPVYGLSIHLLEEYPADGFRAEEVAKLYVREIRRIQPRGPYLLAGISFGGIVAFEMAREFRRAGDDVRLIALFDTNLPEAFPVVSGAKKMRRHREKFRSEGVSYLIGKAAEILRYQWLGIIEKGNQWYSRMLLRVYTRRYGFRRLPVFLKEFTANNQNDDALTHYQPQPCDEKVVLFKSRERLGSDGFSLDPQFGWGAIASGGVEVIDCPGDHFGMLADPHVGTLAMKLMQSIEKSLKTVPPIAERATRGTVIRAAEKKDSQLLRTVSLRSIRESPDAFVATLDQVQNEPLSYWEQLLDFIVDSPDEAMFLAFLDQRCIGFTAARINANEPELSELRWMWVESESRGKGAASRLLDTIIEWAVSRGSRKMELQVSEIQTAAIGLYESKGFVDTGEKAFLRPGSALRARKMVYEANSGGLEKMRDRGS from the coding sequence GTGAGCTTTGACGGATCGGTCGAGGAGATATTCATGACCCTTGCCGCCGGAGCGACGCTGGTCATCAGGACATTCGATCCGGCAATTTCGGTACCCGATTTTCTGGCATTCATCGAAAGCCATGACATCTCCGTCATCGATCTTCCGACAGCCTTCTGGAAAGAGCTGGTGCATGGCGTTTCGGTAAACGCCGCGAGGATACCGGCGTCTCTCCGAACGGTCATCATCGGCGGAGAACAGGCATCGGCAACGGACTTCCGCAAATGGCAACAGGGTTGCGGCGGCAGGGTCAGGCTTGTCAACACCTACGGGCCTACCGAATGCACGGTCGTATCGACGTATGGCGACCCGGAAGAAATTACCTGCGCCTATGATACGAACCGCGGACTTCCCATCGGAAAACCTGTCGCCAATACGCGGCTCTACGTCGTGGACGAGCAGTTGCGCCGCGTTCCGTTCGGCATGCCCGGCGAACTGCTGATCGGCGGCGCAGGCGTCGCGAAAGGGTATCTCAACCTGCCGGAGTTGACCGCCGAGCGCTTTATCGACGACCTTTTCCACGAACATCCGGCGGAACACCGGCTCTACCGGACGGGAGACATCGTCCGCAGCCTCTCCGACGGCAATCTCCAGTTTCTCGGCAGGCGCGACAACCAGGTGAAAATCCGGGGATTCAGGATCGAGCCTGGCGAGATCGAATCAATACTCGACCAGCACGAGCTGATCAAACAATCCGCGGTCATCGAACTGAAAAACGATCAGGCAAAAAGCTCGCTGGCGGCCTACTTCGTCTCGGAGAACAAAAGTCTCTCCGCCGACGCGCTGAGGGCGTACCTGGCGCAAAAGATGCCTGAGTACATGGTGCCGTCTCACTTCATTCCGATCCAAAAGATCCCGCTGCTGCCCAATGGCAAGATCGACCGAAGCTCGCTCCCCTTGCCCGACTCCAGCGCCGTTATCGAAAGAACGAAACCCTGCACCCCTCCGGGAAACGAACTCGAAAGCGCCCTTGTCGAGATATGGGAAGAGGTTCTCGGCACCCATCCGATAGGCATCACGGATGACTTTTTCGAGCTTGGCGGCCACTCTCTTCTGGCAGTGAGATTGTGCTCGCAAATTCAGAAAAAGGTCAACAAAAAAGTCACCCTGTCCGGGCTTTTTCAGAGCCTGACAATCGAAAAACTTGCCCGGAGGATCGCCGACGAGGAGTGGGTGCCCGAATCATCGCCCACGGTTTGCATCCACTCCGTCGATTCCGGAGCATCGTATCCGCCCTTGTTCTTCATTCATATACTCGGCACAGGATTGAAGTTCTGCCGACCTTTGGTCAGACGCCTCCACCCTGAACTGCCGGTTTATGGACTTTCGATTCACCTGCTCGAAGAGTATCCCGCCGATGGTTTCAGGGCAGAAGAGGTAGCGAAGCTTTATGTCCGGGAGATCAGAAGGATTCAGCCGCGCGGGCCTTATCTGCTGGCGGGCATCTCTTTCGGAGGCATCGTCGCTTTTGAAATGGCCAGAGAGTTTCGACGCGCCGGAGACGATGTCCGTCTGATTGCGCTCTTCGACACCAATCTGCCCGAAGCCTTTCCCGTGGTGTCGGGAGCAAAGAAGATGCGCCGGCATCGTGAAAAATTCAGAAGCGAGGGAGTCTCCTATCTGATCGGCAAGGCAGCCGAAATATTGCGATACCAGTGGCTTGGCATTATCGAAAAAGGCAACCAGTGGTACTCCCGGATGCTTCTGCGCGTGTACACCCGCCGGTATGGTTTCAGGCGCTTGCCAGTGTTTCTGAAGGAATTTACCGCAAACAATCAGAACGATGATGCCTTGACTCACTATCAGCCGCAACCTTGCGACGAAAAGGTCGTGCTGTTCAAAAGCCGGGAACGGCTGGGTAGCGACGGTTTTTCCCTCGATCCTCAGTTCGGATGGGGCGCGATTGCCTCCGGCGGTGTCGAGGTCATTGATTGTCCGGGCGATCATTTCGGAATGCTTGCCGATCCACATGTCGGAACGTTGGCCATGAAGCTGATGCAATCGATTGAAAAGAGCCTGAAAACGGTTCCGCCCATTGCCGAACGGGCGACTCGCGGAACCGTCATCCGGGCGGCTGAAAAAAAGGACAGCCAACTGTTGCGCACTGTTTCTTTGCGTTCGATCAGAGAGTCCCCCGACGCTTTTGTCGCCACGCTCGACCAGGTTCAGAACGAACCGCTGAGCTATTGGGAACAGTTACTCGATTTCATCGTCGATTCACCAGACGAGGCGATGTTTCTGGCATTTCTCGACCAGCGATGCATCGGCTTTACCGCCGCGAGAATCAACGCGAATGAACCAGAGCTGTCCGAACTCCGCTGGATGTGGGTCGAGAGCGAGTCCAGGGGAAAAGGAGCGGCGTCACGCCTTCTCGATACCATCATCGAATGGGCCGTTTCGCGAGGCTCACGGAAAATGGAACTCCAGGTCTCCGAAATCCAGACGGCCGCAATCGGGCTGTACGAATCGAAGGGGTTTGTCGATACAGGAGAGAAAGCGTTTCTCCGTCCAGGCTCGGCGTTACGCGCCAGAAAGATGGTGTACGAAGCGAATAGCGGTGGGTTGGAGAAGATGAGGGATCGAGGTAGTTGA